The Mesorhizobium sp. NBSH29 genome has a segment encoding these proteins:
- a CDS encoding replication initiator protein A — MTRKQPTRSERAQLELFRVSARDPAPRDAQDLMAYPFFSLSKSHRVRPIDYEVADVVIRVEAVPEHGMATIWDADILIWAASQLVEARDAGLRTSRLMSATPYEILTFIGRGVSSRDYQRLKAALDRLQSTTVATTIRQPASGRRHRFSWINEWVERTDHLGKPVGIELIVPDWIYSAVLDDALILTIDRGYFSLTGGFDRWLYRIVRKHGGHQRGGWRFEFRHLYLKSGSLSPFKRFAFELRDIVRRQPLPGYILSIEVEIGGRTLLAFKPGPCGQVGDGLVLSGTRTIVPSGTGASCYREPKPGLTSRDKSENHTLNLESNTESNFCRKRGHVENPPHDCDSGAVRPRNDHRCGSRAGAKS, encoded by the coding sequence ATGACACGGAAGCAACCCACCCGATCCGAACGCGCACAGCTGGAATTGTTCCGTGTCAGTGCCCGCGACCCCGCTCCGCGCGATGCGCAAGATCTGATGGCCTATCCCTTCTTCAGTCTCTCCAAATCCCATCGCGTCCGGCCCATCGACTATGAGGTTGCCGATGTCGTCATACGGGTTGAGGCCGTGCCCGAGCATGGCATGGCAACAATCTGGGACGCAGACATCCTCATCTGGGCCGCCAGCCAACTCGTCGAGGCGCGCGATGCAGGACTGCGCACGTCGCGTCTCATGTCCGCGACGCCCTACGAGATTCTCACTTTCATCGGGCGCGGCGTCAGTTCCCGCGACTATCAGCGTCTGAAGGCGGCGCTAGACCGCCTACAATCGACCACCGTCGCGACCACGATCCGCCAGCCTGCGTCGGGGCGACGACACCGTTTCTCCTGGATCAATGAATGGGTCGAGCGGACCGACCATCTCGGCAAACCAGTTGGTATCGAACTGATCGTTCCGGACTGGATCTACAGTGCCGTGCTCGACGACGCGCTCATCCTGACAATTGACCGAGGTTACTTTTCCCTCACGGGCGGCTTCGACCGCTGGCTCTACCGGATCGTGCGCAAGCATGGCGGCCATCAGCGCGGCGGTTGGCGGTTCGAGTTCCGACATCTCTATCTGAAATCCGGCAGTCTCTCGCCGTTCAAACGCTTTGCTTTCGAGTTGCGCGACATCGTCCGCCGCCAGCCGCTGCCTGGATATATCCTCTCGATCGAGGTCGAGATCGGCGGCAGAACCTTGCTTGCCTTCAAGCCCGGTCCCTGTGGACAAGTTGGGGATGGCCTCGTGCTATCGGGAACCCGGACTATCGTGCCATCGGGAACCGGGGCGTCGTGCTATCGGGAACCGAAACCAGGGTTAACGTCCAGAGACAAAAGCGAAAATCACACCCTTAACTTAGAATCTAACACAGAATCTAACTTTTGTAGGAAGCGTGGACATGTGGAAAACCCGCCCCACGATTGCGATTCCGGCGCTGTCCGACCTCGCAATGATCATCGTTGTGGCTCTCGTGCGGGAGCCAAATCATGA
- a CDS encoding DUF2840 domain-containing protein, with amino-acid sequence MTHHPIPERQPDGQLSTHSADALTHVELIWVEKKIEYWIRFGRQFGERIIDRRRRNVSFAPGSVFAFVRWQSNDYGTILSRIDIVRVVELGKAFQTLPFVQPGGDILLHIEGWPKVERVLQAIDAIDAVEIDPADVPPDHWRHVHNRLTARMEPRTYTPARHSAWLKRRRANR; translated from the coding sequence ATGACCCACCACCCAATACCTGAACGGCAGCCGGATGGACAGCTATCGACCCACTCAGCCGACGCATTGACCCATGTCGAATTGATTTGGGTTGAGAAGAAGATCGAGTATTGGATCCGCTTCGGTCGCCAATTCGGTGAACGCATTATCGACCGTCGCCGTCGCAACGTCAGCTTCGCGCCCGGCAGCGTATTTGCGTTCGTGCGATGGCAATCCAACGACTACGGCACGATCCTGTCGCGTATCGACATCGTGCGTGTAGTCGAACTTGGCAAGGCGTTTCAGACGCTCCCCTTTGTTCAGCCCGGCGGCGACATCCTCCTGCACATCGAAGGCTGGCCGAAGGTCGAGCGTGTCCTGCAGGCAATCGACGCGATCGATGCTGTCGAGATCGATCCGGCTGACGTCCCGCCGGACCATTGGCGACATGTTCACAACCGACTGACCGCACGTATGGAGCCGCGGACCTACACCCCGGCGCGCCATTCGGCCTGGCTCAAACGCCGGAGAGCGAACCGATGA
- a CDS encoding S26 family signal peptidase, whose translation MTRRTWSLVGAIAIAAIALPAFVELPTAIIWNASPSAPIGFYQVRPAERLEIPDLVVIDAPEPLERFAIERGYLPPNIPLLKRVVGLSGQTVCRIDRTITVDGVEIGDALERDTFERAMPVWQGCQSIAGGEVFLMNRDARNSLDGRYFGPIPANSIIGTAVPLWTIESSTGRYRWRASTD comes from the coding sequence ATGACGCGCCGTACATGGTCACTTGTCGGTGCCATCGCGATCGCTGCCATCGCCCTCCCGGCGTTTGTCGAACTACCCACGGCGATCATCTGGAATGCCAGCCCATCCGCACCGATCGGGTTCTATCAGGTGCGGCCAGCGGAGCGTCTCGAAATCCCCGATCTTGTCGTCATAGATGCACCCGAACCGCTCGAACGCTTCGCCATCGAGCGTGGCTATCTGCCGCCCAATATCCCGTTGCTCAAACGCGTCGTTGGGCTTTCGGGACAGACGGTTTGCCGCATCGATCGCACAATCACCGTCGATGGCGTCGAGATCGGAGACGCACTCGAACGAGACACGTTCGAACGCGCGATGCCGGTCTGGCAGGGCTGTCAGAGCATCGCTGGTGGCGAGGTCTTCCTCATGAACCGGGACGCCCGGAACAGTCTCGACGGGCGATATTTCGGGCCGATCCCGGCAAATTCAATCATCGGAACGGCAGTCCCGCTCTGGACCATTGAGTCCAGCACGGGCCGTTACCGATGGCGCGCCAGCACCGATTGA
- a CDS encoding DUF736 domain-containing protein: protein MAHIGHFTRTRDGYCGRLKTLTLDAELTLVPAERTDAENAPDYRVHIGSDEKELEVGAGWKRTGERAGVYVSVLIDDPALPHPIHANLFHSVSDNDAYLLTWNRPPKRREKA from the coding sequence ATGGCACATATCGGACACTTCACCCGCACAAGAGATGGCTATTGCGGTCGGCTGAAAACGCTCACGCTCGACGCCGAACTGACACTTGTTCCGGCAGAGCGAACCGATGCCGAGAACGCACCCGACTATCGCGTCCATATCGGCAGCGACGAAAAGGAGCTGGAAGTCGGCGCAGGCTGGAAACGCACCGGCGAAAGGGCCGGCGTCTACGTTTCGGTGCTGATCGACGATCCGGCTTTGCCGCATCCGATCCACGCCAACCTCTTCCATTCGGTGAGCGACAACGATGCCTATCTCCTGACCTGGAACCGGCCACCCAAGCGCCGCGAAAAGGCGTAG
- a CDS encoding lytic transglycosylase domain-containing protein, with protein sequence MRIPGHRAISWRPHAARLLALLLLSGIFSGVALPTITAAQGTPAERSAQPSYAAHVAEASQRFRIPERWILAVMQVESAGRTRAVSSAGAMGLMQIMPETWAELSARHRLGRDPFDPRANILGGTAYLREMYDRFGSPGFLAAYNAGPVRYQQHLATGRPLPRETRVYMATLLPMIGLASQHNTVTDTALPPDWREAPLFVERSQRNSAADRMQDKRRSANDPPTPKARADNADAAQPGAVFVAQSRMEKSP encoded by the coding sequence ATGCGCATTCCCGGTCATCGCGCAATTTCCTGGCGGCCTCATGCCGCCCGGCTGCTTGCTCTCCTTCTCCTTTCCGGCATCTTTTCCGGTGTTGCGTTGCCGACGATCACGGCCGCGCAAGGCACCCCAGCCGAGCGATCCGCGCAGCCTTCCTATGCGGCGCACGTCGCCGAAGCCTCGCAACGGTTTCGCATTCCGGAGCGCTGGATCCTCGCCGTTATGCAGGTCGAAAGCGCGGGCCGAACTCGTGCCGTCTCCAGCGCGGGTGCGATGGGACTGATGCAAATCATGCCCGAGACATGGGCCGAACTAAGCGCCCGCCACCGTCTCGGACGCGACCCATTCGATCCCCGTGCCAACATTCTCGGCGGCACGGCCTATCTGCGGGAGATGTACGATCGGTTCGGATCGCCCGGCTTCCTCGCGGCCTACAATGCCGGTCCGGTGCGCTACCAGCAGCACCTGGCGACCGGTCGCCCGCTGCCGCGCGAGACCCGCGTCTACATGGCGACACTACTGCCGATGATCGGTCTGGCGTCACAGCACAATACCGTCACTGACACTGCGCTACCGCCCGATTGGCGCGAAGCCCCGCTGTTCGTCGAGCGCTCCCAGCGCAATTCAGCTGCAGATCGAATGCAGGACAAGCGCCGTTCGGCGAACGATCCACCGACACCGAAAGCGCGTGCCGATAACGCCGACGCCGCACAGCCCGGTGCCGTATTCGTCGCCCAATCGCGCATGGAAAAGTCGCCATGA
- a CDS encoding relaxase/mobilization nuclease domain-containing protein, with product MSGDDEFRIRPGRIRSSSSQRARPFIAQALAAAQKAGGAVSRRGTIGPRNRSRFGRGQRATVQANRFITARSRGAVVKARVVRNNGRSAPLATHLSYLRREGVTRDGEKARLFGPDDEEMDAKAFAERCEDDRHHFRFIVSPDDPWEMADLRSFTADLAGQMERDLGTKLDWVAVDHWNTEHPHIHLIVRGVQDDGEDLVISRDYIKEGMRDRARDFITLELGPRTNLDIRSALERQIESERWTSLDRQLERDGNRHGIIDLAPQPGRQPDDHHALKVGRLRKLESLGLADQIGPGQWVMDESAETTLRELGERGDIIKRIHRGLTERGIERGASSYVLAGESLGDPVIGRLVDRGLDDELKGTAFAVIDGVDGRTHHIRLPHLDAAGDSAPGSIVELRTFDDAKGRRRVALAVRSDPSIEQQVTASGATWLDWQAIAREPTPLAGGGFGAEVSDALNQRAEHLIGEGLAKRQGQRVIFNRDLLNTLRKRELDAVGEKLADEIGRPHAPSATGEYVAGTYQRRIALASGRFAMIDDGLGFQLVPWTPSIEKHLGKHISGIARGNGGVDWDFGRNRGLGL from the coding sequence ATGAGCGGCGATGACGAGTTCCGCATCCGACCCGGGCGCATTCGATCATCGTCCAGTCAGCGCGCGCGACCCTTCATCGCTCAAGCGTTGGCAGCCGCTCAAAAGGCAGGCGGTGCCGTCTCGCGCAGGGGAACGATCGGTCCCCGCAATCGCTCTCGCTTTGGGCGCGGTCAGCGGGCAACGGTGCAAGCCAATCGCTTCATCACGGCGCGCTCGCGTGGCGCTGTCGTCAAGGCGCGCGTCGTTCGCAACAATGGACGCAGCGCACCACTCGCCACCCATCTTTCCTACTTGCGCCGCGAAGGCGTGACCCGTGACGGAGAGAAGGCACGGCTGTTCGGGCCAGATGACGAAGAGATGGACGCAAAAGCATTCGCCGAGCGCTGCGAGGATGACCGCCACCATTTTCGTTTCATCGTCTCGCCCGATGACCCGTGGGAGATGGCGGACCTTCGATCCTTCACCGCCGATCTTGCCGGACAGATGGAAAGGGATCTCGGCACGAAACTCGACTGGGTCGCCGTCGATCATTGGAACACCGAGCACCCACATATCCACCTTATCGTGCGAGGTGTGCAGGATGATGGCGAGGACCTCGTTATTTCTCGCGATTACATCAAGGAGGGTATGCGGGATCGTGCGCGCGATTTCATCACGCTGGAACTCGGACCGCGCACCAATCTCGACATCCGCAGCGCTCTCGAGCGGCAAATCGAAAGCGAGCGATGGACCAGTCTGGACCGACAGCTTGAGAGAGACGGCAATCGACATGGCATCATCGATCTCGCACCCCAACCCGGCCGTCAGCCCGATGATCATCACGCACTGAAAGTAGGACGGCTGCGCAAGCTGGAATCGCTTGGCCTCGCCGACCAGATCGGCCCCGGCCAATGGGTGATGGACGAGAGCGCCGAGACGACCTTGCGGGAACTTGGCGAGCGCGGCGACATCATCAAGCGCATTCATCGCGGTCTCACGGAACGCGGCATCGAACGCGGTGCTTCGAGCTATGTACTGGCAGGCGAGAGCCTTGGTGATCCCGTTATCGGTAGGTTGGTCGATCGCGGTCTCGACGACGAATTGAAGGGAACCGCCTTTGCCGTGATCGATGGTGTCGATGGTCGCACCCATCATATCCGGTTGCCCCATCTTGATGCTGCCGGAGACAGCGCGCCAGGTTCGATCGTTGAGTTGCGCACGTTCGATGACGCCAAGGGACGTAGGCGGGTGGCCCTCGCCGTCCGCTCCGATCCATCAATCGAACAGCAGGTAACCGCATCGGGAGCGACCTGGCTCGACTGGCAGGCCATCGCGCGGGAACCGACGCCGCTTGCTGGGGGTGGCTTTGGCGCAGAGGTCAGTGACGCTCTAAACCAGCGCGCCGAGCATCTGATCGGTGAGGGTCTGGCGAAGCGACAGGGCCAGCGCGTGATCTTCAATCGCGATCTTCTCAACACACTGCGCAAGCGCGAGCTGGATGCGGTGGGCGAAAAACTCGCGGACGAAATCGGCCGTCCGCACGCGCCGTCAGCGACCGGCGAATATGTCGCCGGCACTTATCAGCGGCGCATCGCTCTCGCATCGGGTCGTTTCGCGATGATCGATGACGGACTCGGCTTCCAGCTCGTGCCATGGACACCCTCCATCGAGAAACACCTTGGCAAACATATCTCCGGCATCGCGCGCGGCAATGGCGGCGTCGATTGGGATTTCGGACGAAACCGAGGGCTAGGTCTCTAA
- a CDS encoding conjugal transfer protein TraG, with amino-acid sequence MQATKILWGQIIIVSLIVLITTWTATQWTALRLGFQPQLGEPWFEFLGWPVYYPPSFFWWWYAYDAYAPLIFIEGAVIAASGGFLAVGVAIFMSVLRAREAQDVDTYGSARWAETRDVKSAGLFNPDGVVLGRFDRSYIRHDGPEHVLCFAPTRSGKGVGLVIPSLLTWPGSAIVHDIKGENWHLTSGFRARHGRVLLFDPTNTSSAAYNPLLEVRRGEWEVRDVQNIADILVDPEGSLEKRNHWEKTSHALLVGAILHVLYAEADKTLAGVANFLSDPKRGIELTLKAMMVTAHLGEAGPHPVIASAARELLNKSGNERSGVLSTAMSFLGLYRDPVVAKVTRRCDWRIADLVESPDPVTLYLVVPPSDINRTKPLIRLILNQIGRRLTEDLAGHDRRHRLLLMLDEFPALGRLDFFESALAFMAGYGLKSFLIAQSLNQIEKAYGPNNSILDNCHVRVSFATNDERTAKRVSDALGTATELRAMKNYAGHRLSPWLGHLMVSRQETARPLLTPGEVMQLSPADEIVMVAGTPPIRAKKARYFEDAQFQARILTPPVLKDSVRRHADDWSARPLPPRPEIVDPVSHSDQDGDGETQHEQRKQAELDQANAPDQVKPVGNEFEPDLKRPPTDRATQLRLFDQQARQSAQRASLDPGDGLDM; translated from the coding sequence ATGCAAGCGACAAAGATCCTCTGGGGTCAGATCATTATCGTCTCGTTGATCGTCCTCATTACGACATGGACAGCGACCCAATGGACCGCTCTGCGGCTCGGCTTCCAGCCGCAGCTCGGCGAACCCTGGTTCGAGTTTCTTGGGTGGCCGGTCTATTATCCGCCGTCCTTCTTCTGGTGGTGGTATGCCTATGACGCCTACGCTCCACTGATTTTCATCGAAGGTGCGGTCATCGCGGCATCAGGTGGGTTCCTCGCAGTAGGCGTGGCGATCTTTATGTCAGTCTTGCGTGCGCGGGAGGCGCAGGATGTCGATACCTACGGATCGGCCCGCTGGGCGGAGACGCGAGACGTCAAAAGTGCCGGGCTCTTTAATCCGGATGGGGTGGTGCTCGGCAGGTTCGACCGCTCTTACATTCGGCATGATGGACCCGAACATGTGTTGTGTTTCGCGCCGACGCGCAGCGGCAAGGGTGTCGGGCTCGTCATCCCGTCGCTGCTGACCTGGCCTGGCTCAGCCATCGTCCACGATATCAAGGGTGAGAATTGGCATCTCACATCTGGCTTTCGCGCGCGCCATGGCCGCGTGCTACTGTTCGATCCGACCAACACCAGTTCGGCGGCCTATAATCCTCTACTCGAAGTGAGGCGCGGCGAATGGGAAGTGCGTGACGTTCAGAACATTGCCGACATCCTGGTTGACCCGGAAGGGTCGCTGGAAAAACGAAATCACTGGGAGAAGACCAGCCATGCGCTTCTGGTCGGTGCGATCCTGCACGTGCTCTATGCCGAAGCCGACAAGACGCTCGCTGGCGTCGCCAATTTTCTGTCAGATCCCAAACGCGGCATCGAACTGACGCTCAAGGCTATGATGGTCACAGCCCATCTCGGCGAGGCCGGTCCGCATCCCGTGATCGCCAGCGCGGCGCGCGAGTTGCTGAACAAGTCTGGCAACGAACGCTCCGGAGTTCTCTCGACGGCGATGTCGTTTCTCGGTCTGTATCGCGACCCAGTAGTCGCCAAAGTTACAAGGCGCTGTGACTGGCGCATTGCGGATCTCGTCGAAAGCCCGGACCCGGTCACGCTCTACCTCGTGGTGCCCCCGTCGGACATCAATCGTACCAAGCCGCTGATCCGCCTGATCCTCAATCAGATCGGTCGGCGATTGACGGAAGACCTGGCCGGGCATGATCGGCGTCACCGTCTGCTCTTGATGCTCGATGAGTTCCCGGCACTCGGCCGTCTCGACTTCTTCGAGAGTGCGCTCGCCTTCATGGCTGGCTACGGTCTCAAGAGCTTTCTGATCGCACAGTCGCTCAATCAGATCGAGAAGGCCTATGGCCCGAACAACTCCATCCTCGACAATTGCCATGTCCGGGTGAGTTTCGCCACCAATGATGAGCGAACCGCCAAACGCGTGTCGGACGCGCTCGGCACGGCGACCGAATTGCGCGCGATGAAGAACTATGCCGGGCATCGCCTGTCACCTTGGCTTGGCCATTTGATGGTCAGTCGGCAGGAAACGGCACGCCCGCTACTCACACCCGGCGAGGTAATGCAATTGTCGCCCGCCGACGAAATCGTCATGGTCGCGGGCACGCCGCCGATCAGGGCGAAGAAGGCGCGCTACTTTGAAGATGCGCAGTTCCAGGCTCGCATTCTGACACCACCCGTTCTCAAGGATTCCGTAAGGAGACATGCGGATGACTGGAGCGCGCGACCATTGCCGCCACGACCGGAAATCGTCGATCCGGTGTCTCATTCCGATCAAGACGGAGACGGCGAGACTCAACATGAACAACGCAAGCAAGCGGAGCTCGACCAAGCAAACGCGCCGGATCAGGTCAAGCCGGTTGGCAACGAGTTCGAACCCGATCTGAAAAGACCACCCACAGACCGCGCGACGCAACTCCGTCTGTTCGACCAGCAGGCGCGTCAGAGTGCTCAAAGAGCCTCGCTCGATCCGGGCGACGGCTTGGATATGTGA
- a CDS encoding CopG family transcriptional regulator, with the protein MKQHKKQRLSVYLDPDIMATLADYAARRDHSRSLVAEAAIASFLSPDAAERQEAATTKRLDQIDRRIARIERDAGISVETLAVFIRFWLATTPPLPEPQQLAAKAQAGRRYDAFVAALGRRIAQGPKLRQEISEDLPDQKN; encoded by the coding sequence ATGAAACAACACAAGAAACAGCGCCTCTCCGTCTATCTCGATCCCGACATCATGGCGACACTTGCCGACTATGCCGCACGACGCGATCACTCACGATCGCTGGTCGCCGAAGCCGCCATCGCATCGTTCCTGTCGCCCGATGCGGCGGAACGGCAGGAGGCGGCAACCACCAAGCGTCTCGATCAGATCGACAGGCGTATCGCGCGCATCGAACGCGACGCAGGTATCTCGGTTGAAACGTTGGCGGTGTTCATCCGGTTCTGGCTGGCGACAACACCGCCTTTGCCGGAACCGCAACAGCTTGCGGCCAAGGCTCAGGCCGGAAGGCGCTATGATGCATTCGTTGCCGCCCTCGGGCGACGAATCGCGCAGGGACCGAAGCTGCGGCAGGAGATTTCAGAGGACCTACCGGATCAGAAAAACTAG
- a CDS encoding Tat pathway signal protein, producing the protein MMMLQRRTLLASGLSVAALGAVGIGLWPRLDAYEDEAERQRQLLLSDPTLAELVRMATLAANGHNTQPWMFRLDEERVQILPDMSRRTEVVDPDDHHLYTSLGCAAENLVIAAQAHGRTADLSVETGAETSIDIEFRSGSANVSALYQAIPLRQSTRSAYDGQPVSAADIDQLTKAAKEEGVSVLIFTEASDREAILEFVVEGNSAQMDDAAFVDELRAWIRFSPDQALSSKDGLFAACSGNPVMPGWIGGAMFDVVF; encoded by the coding sequence ATGATGATGTTGCAACGACGGACACTATTGGCATCGGGTCTGTCGGTTGCCGCACTTGGCGCGGTTGGGATTGGTTTGTGGCCGCGCCTTGATGCCTACGAAGACGAAGCAGAACGCCAGCGACAGCTGCTGTTGTCCGACCCGACGCTGGCGGAGCTTGTGCGAATGGCGACGTTGGCAGCCAACGGTCACAACACGCAGCCGTGGATGTTCCGGCTGGATGAAGAAAGGGTTCAAATCCTTCCCGATATGTCGCGTCGCACCGAAGTGGTCGATCCTGACGACCATCATCTTTACACCAGTCTGGGGTGCGCCGCCGAAAACCTTGTCATTGCGGCGCAGGCACACGGTCGGACAGCGGACCTCAGTGTCGAAACCGGCGCTGAGACGTCGATTGATATCGAGTTTCGAAGCGGGTCGGCAAATGTGTCCGCTCTTTATCAGGCGATCCCTCTGCGCCAATCGACGCGTTCCGCATATGATGGCCAGCCCGTATCCGCTGCCGATATCGACCAGTTGACCAAGGCTGCTAAGGAAGAGGGTGTATCGGTTTTGATCTTTACCGAGGCGTCCGACCGCGAGGCCATCCTTGAGTTTGTTGTCGAGGGCAATAGCGCACAGATGGACGATGCGGCCTTTGTCGATGAGCTGCGTGCCTGGATCAGGTTCAGTCCCGATCAGGCGCTATCCTCCAAGGATGGGCTATTTGCTGCCTGTTCCGGGAATCCGGTTATGCCCGGTTGGATCGGCGGGGCGATGTTTGATGTCGTATTTTGA
- a CDS encoding M23 family metallopeptidase: MQNDLINQLALFQLVVPLGLMILNAVIPVAGKVGVLLRTATILSLLFYTALAGIWLFPPWWAPIVFALVQIAIAGWQLHKVFTKGPARSVWRIGEAIAALIAVIGIGLLILPAMQGRTPPDVAIDLAMPLGPGRYLVISGGAAPQINSHFFTLNLPRAVDFRGQSYGLDIIGINAAGLRTWGISPADPSLYEIYGADILAPCAGTVLVAIDGVPDNLVPVMNRDSMTGNSVVLECDGLAVVLAHFIPGSLTVAEGDAVEVGQKIAKVGNSGNSGEPHLHVHVQTIGPDDAPLSGDPLWLTIEDDFPVRNTRFVVRP; the protein is encoded by the coding sequence ATGCAGAATGACCTGATCAATCAGCTCGCCCTTTTCCAACTCGTCGTGCCGCTCGGTTTAATGATCCTGAATGCTGTGATCCCCGTGGCAGGTAAGGTTGGCGTTCTACTGCGGACAGCAACAATCCTGAGCCTGTTGTTTTACACCGCCCTTGCGGGGATTTGGCTGTTTCCGCCTTGGTGGGCACCCATCGTCTTCGCGCTTGTGCAAATCGCCATTGCAGGGTGGCAGCTTCACAAAGTTTTCACGAAGGGACCTGCCCGGTCCGTTTGGCGCATTGGTGAGGCTATCGCTGCGCTGATCGCTGTTATCGGTATCGGGCTTCTCATACTGCCCGCGATGCAAGGCCGGACGCCGCCGGACGTGGCAATCGACCTCGCCATGCCACTTGGCCCCGGTCGATATCTGGTGATCAGTGGCGGAGCGGCTCCGCAGATCAATTCACATTTCTTCACACTCAATCTGCCGCGTGCGGTCGATTTCAGAGGCCAAAGCTACGGTCTCGACATTATCGGAATCAATGCGGCAGGGCTGCGCACCTGGGGCATCTCACCTGCCGATCCGAGTCTCTACGAGATTTACGGTGCTGACATACTGGCCCCTTGCGCCGGGACCGTTCTGGTCGCCATCGACGGTGTACCCGACAATCTGGTGCCGGTTATGAACCGGGACTCCATGACCGGAAACAGCGTCGTGCTAGAGTGCGACGGTTTGGCCGTGGTCCTCGCGCATTTCATTCCGGGCAGCTTAACAGTTGCGGAGGGCGATGCCGTCGAGGTGGGGCAGAAGATCGCGAAAGTTGGCAATTCCGGAAACTCGGGCGAGCCGCATCTGCATGTGCATGTCCAAACGATTGGACCCGACGATGCACCGTTGTCAGGAGATCCGCTCTGGCTGACCATCGAGGATGATTTCCCGGTGCGGAACACGCGCTTTGTAGTGCGGCCTTAA
- the trbB gene encoding P-type conjugative transfer ATPase TrbB, whose amino-acid sequence MTITFQQSKAVSRGSRMLRTALGSAIAGYLDDAQIVEVMLNPDGRLWIDRLSEGLCATEDHLSAADGERIIRLVAHHVGAEVHSGAPRVSAELPETGERFEGLLPPVVAAPTFAIRKPAVAVFTLEDYVAAEIMSEAQASTLRVAVAERRNILVAGGTSTGKTTLTNALLAEVAKTDDRVILIEDTRELQCAAPNLVALRTKDNVASLSDLVRSSLRLRPDRIPIGEVRGSEALDLLKAWGTGHPGGIGTIHAGTALGALRRMEQLIQEAVVTVPRALIAETIDLVAVLSGRGSARRLAELARVDGLTPAGDYRLTSTNQVSEGTADA is encoded by the coding sequence ATGACGATAACTTTTCAACAATCCAAGGCGGTCTCACGCGGCAGCCGCATGCTGCGCACCGCACTTGGTTCGGCGATCGCCGGATATCTCGACGATGCGCAAATCGTCGAGGTGATGCTCAACCCTGACGGGCGGCTCTGGATCGACCGGCTGTCCGAGGGCCTTTGTGCAACTGAAGACCATTTGTCCGCTGCAGATGGCGAGCGCATCATCCGTCTGGTCGCCCATCATGTCGGCGCCGAGGTTCATTCAGGCGCGCCCCGTGTATCGGCCGAACTGCCCGAGACGGGAGAACGTTTCGAAGGATTGCTGCCGCCCGTCGTGGCCGCGCCCACCTTCGCGATCCGCAAACCGGCCGTCGCCGTCTTCACACTCGAAGATTACGTGGCAGCCGAAATCATGTCCGAGGCACAGGCCTCGACTTTGCGTGTCGCGGTCGCAGAGCGCCGGAACATCCTGGTTGCCGGTGGGACATCGACCGGCAAGACCACGCTGACCAATGCACTCCTGGCCGAGGTCGCCAAGACCGATGATCGCGTCATCCTGATCGAGGATACGCGAGAGCTGCAATGTGCCGCGCCCAATCTGGTAGCGCTGCGCACCAAGGACAATGTGGCCTCGCTCTCCGACCTTGTGCGGTCCTCGCTGCGGCTGCGCCCCGACCGCATTCCGATCGGCGAGGTACGCGGATCGGAGGCTCTCGATCTCCTCAAGGCCTGGGGCACGGGCCATCCGGGCGGCATCGGCACCATCCATGCCGGGACGGCGCTGGGTGCCCTGCGCCGCATGGAGCAACTCATCCAGGAAGCCGTCGTCACGGTGCCCCGCGCGCTGATTGCAGAGACCATCGATCTGGTCGCCGTCCTGTCGGGACGCGGGTCCGCACGTCGCCTGGCAGAACTCGCGCGCGTCGATGGCCTCACCCCGGCCGGCGACTACCGCCTCACATCCACAAACCAAGTCTCAGAAGGAACCGCCGATGCCTGA
- a CDS encoding TrbC/VirB2 family protein, with translation MPESSRPFRRRFDAICIATFVSLTMASTAQAAGSSMPWEAPLQSILESIEGPVAKIIAVMIIIITGLTLAFGDTSGGARRLIQIVFGLSIAFAASSFFLSFFSFGGGAVI, from the coding sequence ATGCCTGAATCTTCCCGTCCATTTCGCCGCCGGTTTGACGCGATCTGCATCGCGACGTTTGTCTCCCTCACTATGGCCTCGACCGCACAGGCCGCCGGGTCATCCATGCCGTGGGAAGCGCCGCTGCAATCAATCCTGGAATCGATCGAAGGCCCGGTCGCCAAAATAATCGCTGTAATGATCATCATCATTACCGGTCTGACGCTCGCCTTCGGTGACACGTCAGGTGGTGCGCGGCGGCTGATCCAGATCGTCTTCGGCCTGTCGATCGCGTTCGCCGCATCCAGCTTCTTCCTGTCGTTCTTTTCTTTTGGCGGTGGGGCGGTAATCTGA